The genomic DNA cctggatctttaggcgtacgtaatctacgtaactaggcctgagccggaagatttttgattgacatgaaagggagcaaaccaaacgcctcggtccgagcgcgttgattggctgatgtttttcaggtcctgccatgtccacagttattttttttaattgtttatttttttagaaaccatacatacaagttcactaaaggtcagtatattcattttatgtgaatcagacaaattaaacaacaaaaacatcctccataatgcctttaatgtctTAGTTGTGACAAACCATCACATGACCAAAAAATTTGCATCttctgggctgaactgcaggctgtgtttatacagagcagagagacaaGAATGAAAACtaactaaaaatgtaattaacaaAATATGTACACTAAAATAAGTACAGCAGTATTTTCTTTAGTACTGTTAACAGTCGCAGGAACTTCATATCGtggatatatttttttttctttgttgtttttgtagtgcattttgtcatgtatttctGTAAAGCAAATAACCAAAGAAAttcccttttttgtttgttttgtttttttgttaaattcactgcacTATAACTTTGTTAAGCTTCACAAGTACACAGTTCTGAGGTCTGTCTAcgtctagtcatggttgtgctgtttccatagaggtacaggactGTTTTTTGTGGTGagaaatgagtccacagtgagaaaaatgtgcacaataaactgcttggggttcagagggttcatccatgtctttatatCTGCTTACATCTATACTGTATTTGCTTTTACccatttattaaatgtttaaacactGCCTGGCCTGGAAAATCTGAATAAGGCATCTCCGAGTAGAATcatttatgtattatttataCGGTTTGAGTTCTTTAAATTCCCTTTGTTTACACTCCACATCAGACTAGAAATACACCCAGAGCACACAGCAGTTAGCGTCAGCAGCTCACAGTGCTGCTCATCCTTCAGCTGGTTACCGctgcattatttacatttactctGTGATGCAAAAAGCTCAACTACAAACTTCAAATTGCTCCATAAAACAGGCACAAATATAATGTAATGTAGCTCCGtgccttcttctttttcttcttgtgtaTATTCTGTAAAGTTATTGCCTGTAACCAAAGTCTGTTTACAGCTTTTGGAGGGTACAGCTGCATACTTGCATGAAGGGTTTTGTGGCTTTAGAAGCAGTTACATGATGTCTGATGAGCTTGTGTTAGGGCTGAAGAtggaaaatggggaaaaaaataaattaaatccgGAGTTGGAAAGGGTGCGAGCATATTCAGATCTCATCTCTGCTACAAACACACCCGAATCACTGACCAAACTCACAGCAGTCAAGTTGCATGATGGGTAATTCAGGCATCAGGTTTCATGAAGTCAGAAGAAAATGTGAGATGAAAAGAACACGATTTATCTCTGAATTTTCTGCATTAATGCATGAACTGTTCACCGGGAATCTGACAGAATTTCAATGTTAACTCATCTTCTCATCACTCAGGATGCTCAGGTTCTCATTAGCTTCGGGATGTGTCCGCCTCCTCGCATATATACTTAATTACATGTTTGACACTTGCACTCATTATGCTAATAACCGCAGCTCCCTCAGTCAACTATTTACATCTCATTAGACGCCCCTTACGTaagaaatcatttatttttcttcggCAGAAAACTGATTCTAATTAGTTTGTTGTGCCTGCGAGCTCATTGCAATGCGAGGTCACAACTAAACGCTCATTTAAACGCGTCTCCGCTCTCACCATTGATGTCTACGTAGATATCAGCCACTGAAAACCCAGCCAGGTCCGTCACTTTGAAGATACCCGCGTCGCTCATCTGGATTTTCTTAATGATGAGCTCCGAACGCTCCACAGTCAGCCGGCCCTCCAGCTGAGGGTCCAGCGGTGTCACCAGAACCCCCTGGTCCAGGATGAGCCGGTCCTGGTTGTCTGATTTGGACCTGTAGACGATGTTCAGGTTGGAGTAGTGCAGGTAGAGTTTCATCTTTAGGTTTTCTCCATAAGAGGCTCGCAAGAAGGTCTGGTGCTCTGTGGAGTGaatataaacaaacatttatgaaTCAGCCCCAGCATTacgaccactgacaggtgaaatgaataatatcaatgttctgctgggaaaccttgagtcctgacattcatgtggatgtttaaCATTGTTATGGCCTGTGGTGGCCATAACCTTGCTGCAGACTTCCAGTTTTAGGTCCAGGAGTTCTCTCTCAGCCTGCAGCTATATTACTTTGTTCCATAACCTTCATTAAGCAAATGTGTTCCTGATATATTTTATCTCCATCCTCTTattcacagctgcagcagcccaGCGTCCCTGTGGGCAGGTTTAAcctcattttaaatacatttgatAAAGACCTTTCATACGATTTTACAGTCAAGAGTGAGCTAATGTGGACACTGGCACTCAGTCAAGATGAGAAAAgctggaaaaacaagacaaaaacgcAGAGGTGATCTGATAGCTCGGGGGTTTGAGCAGCGTGAGTCCAAGCATGGAAGACAGAGGTCATCCAGGTGTTTCTGTACGTCCATGTTGCTTCATCCTTAACtgcaaaaagaaccaaaactgcaggaaatgtaacatttttgtaaTCATTAACTTTTCCCCATTGTGCCTTAAAGTTGTGAATCATGTCTAATAACAGGGATGCCAGCTGCTGGAGATCAGAGCAAAACCTTGTGACAAATGTGTTGCTGCTTTGAATTAAGCTTCACAGTTATTCCTTAGACCAAACTTCACCTCTCTATTAGTATACAATCATATACACTGATTTAATATGACTGCAGTGACACCAGTCATTCCTTCCACCAGTCATGTTTGCAAACAGCCTTAAAATAACAGTCTATAATCTGTAACATTTTAAccaaacatttttgcttttagaCTTGTCAAATGCAAATTATATGTAGTGTAAACTATTTAAATGTAATGCATATGCAGGAGTAAATGCAGCTCAAAACAGACTGAGTTTGATCTGTTGAATGATCTAACTGCTGGATCTCATTCATGTGTCAGACTCTGAGCAGTAAGTCCCAGGTTCGATTAACCAGCATGGAAGTTATCAGGGTATTTCTATACATCCAGGTCACCAAGTTCCTCAAAATTAAATCGAACATTTTTGAGCTTCTAAACTTGTCACCATTGTCACTTAAAGTCATGAAGCCTGCCTCCTAACAGTCTGTGCATCTCTACAGGTATTCTAAGTCATGATTACAGCAGGCCCTAACATAAGCCTGTTTCTGTACCATTTTAGCCAAGCATTCTTGCTGTTAAATGCTAATTATGATTGTTGAAAACTATTTAACTTTAATGCATATGCAGTTACAAATACAGCTAAAAGCAGACCAGATTTGACCTGTTGAAACAGGACAGTTTTAGACCCCAGACATGGTTTTGTTTTCACCACATTTAACAGATCTCTGTTTGCTTAATGTCGTTCCACTTTTACTAGGACCCTGAGCAGCAAATCCCAGGTTCGTCTCCCCAGCATGAAGGACCCGTGTTTTCCAGTCCctcaaaatgaaatgtttctgaACTCCTAAGCTTGTTACTGTTGTTCCTTAAAGTTGTGAAGCCTGTCTCCTAACAGTCTGTGCATCTCTGCAGGTATTCTGAGTCATACTGGCAACAACCTCCTGACATAAGTCTGTTATCATCTAACATTTGAAccagacatttttgctgttagaTGCTAATTATGATTGTCGCAAACTATTTAAACGTAGTGCATATGCAGCTGCAATTGTAGCAACAAGTCAGCCAAGTTTTGACCAGCTGACATCCACTTTGACAGTTTTCACCATGATGACGTTGTTTCCTAAACctccatttgctgcatgtcattcctCTTGAATCTTTTTCTGCCTCTCTGCACCGCTGCTATCAAATTAAGGCCCAAAATGCTGAAGTAAGCACTGTGGGTATATTAATAACAATTCCCTTGCAAAAACTGTGCAGTCTTCCAAAAACCTGGCATATCTCACTCCTCAGCCACCCAGAATGAATCAGATGCACATAAAACTGACAGGATGACGCATGCACATGACGCTGAAAAACCAATAAAGCCTGAGCGGATGCAGCGGTGCTCAGACGTGTCCTCACCTTTGACATTCAGACATTGCCTGATCTTGATGTTCCCATCTCGGTCCAGCACCGTGAAGCTGCCTTCATCCGTCATCCTGACCGAGTGCAGAGTCACTCGCTTCTCCGACACGCTGAGGCGTCCAACATATTCCTCCCCCAACACCGTCGTCTTGTTGTACAGCACCATGAGTGGAGGCTCTGCGATGTGCTGGACCTGCGTCTGGTTGATTTTAATCATACTGGGCCTTAAAACATTGGAGAGAAAAACAATAAGGGAGGACAGATGTAACTTAAACTGACGCAGTGAGCAGGCAGATGTGACAGACTGTTGTGAGATCACAGATTATCAGACGTTTGAACCAACAGTTGGCAGCATTTAAGCTCATTTGCAGTGCAGCCCCTTTCCCTGTTTAGCTTTTAAAGTTAAGTCCAAACATCTACACAATCTGTAACAAACACAGCTTCATGGTTTAGTAATGTAACTTTTGCTGTCTGTACCTGAACTCCAGGGTGATGGGGCCTTCGATGCGGTTGAGAAGGATGTCGTAGTTCCCTCCGTACTTCTCCTTGTGCTCCAAAGCGCAGTCTGATCATCAACACAAGAGGATTAACTGTCAGCACCTGCCTGCAGCTTCGTCATGTTGTGGTGAAAGTCTTTGTGCACAAAGTGTTATTGTATTGCATTCAGCTTTGCATTATGGAGTCATGCTTCACTGTAGTCCCACTCCGTTTGTCTGTTGTCAAAAAGACCACCAACAGACCGAATCCAaggaactgaagaagcctcttggataaGAGATAAAGCATCTTCAGAACCAAGTTTAGCTGCTTTTTACTAAAACTCTCATCTGTACTGCAGTAATGTAACACGTTACAGTTCCTGTACTCAGAAATCAGAGCACAGTTTCTAGTGTTTTACTGCAAAGTGCTCTTTGGGCTGTTTTTAACCAGCTTTGTTACCAGCTTTGTGATAATACTTTATAACCCCACTGGACGGTTTAAAGGgcctgttatttatttttttttaaatcaccagAATTAACCAATTtatctttaaactttttaaaaaacagaagtaATCAATGGATTTTCAATTTCCCAACTGCATGAAGTGCAGTTCAGACAGGAAAATTAACTAAATCTAAGCTTCAAAACTTGATAATTAGTCAATATTCCTTAATTCTAcacatcttgttttgtttttcttaatgaaaaatttgtcaagaaatcaacagattctgtaaaacaacaacaacaacaacaacaaaaaacaaaacggaAGTTCTGCCAGTAGTGACTTAGATATGACCAACAGATACTTTCAGGAACTTTTAAACTTTTACCCAgaacagaaagaagacaagttGGGAAAGCCGAATGCTAAGGTTCATTAGAATCACCATCGAACCTCAGCATGTTCTTGGACTGTGGGATGAAGCCCAcacgtgcacagggagaacatacaaactccatgcagaaagatcccaagcccaGGCCGGGACACAAACTGGGGTCTTGTAGCTgtaaggtgacagtgctaaccactgagtcactgtgcagccctcaaatAAAACTTCACCTCATAAATCAAAATTTGGTCTGAATAATCTTGGGCTCAACTGTTTGCTTCTGTATTCTTGTGAAGGTGCAATTCTTCGGGAGCTAAATGATGCCGGCAGCAGGAAACTCACCCCTGACCTCGAGGATGAGGCGTTTGACTGAGTCGGATTTGTTGGTGTTCCTGATGGTGTAGACGccctcgtcctcctcctgcaCGCCCCGCAGCACCAGATGACCCGGGATATTCATGGGGGTCTTAGTATAATTCATCACCTGACCCGCCTTCATCAGAAACACTTCTGAGGAGCCGTTGGCGGCAGGTTTGAACACAACCTCGCCGAAGTTGCCAAGCGGGACATCGATGTGAATGTCCTCACCAAAAAAGACCTTCCTGTGCTCCTCTGTGACTGGTAGAAACAGTGATTTATTACAGTAAATGTAGAGTGAACAGAAGTTTACATGCACTTGTAAAGACAGCAtgtatcatggcagtcttgactTCTATTACCCTGAATTTTCTCAGATGGAGTCACTGAAACACATGTGTCTTTGTTACAAAAAACGATATTGCATTAGGTTCTTTCATGGATTTTTTAGGTCtaggaaaaatgaaaatctgctgggtcaaaaatatacatacagaaaCGGTAATATTTGATTAGGATCCTTTTGGTTGCCGTTGACAAGCTTCCagttgtatctttgaccactccccttgacagaattggtgcagttcaactaaatttaCTGGTTTTCTGATATAGAGTTATTTCTTCATCTCAGTCCATGGGTTCTTGATGGAGTTTAAAGTCAGGACTTTAGCGAGACCACTTTAAACTTTTAAATCTAGCCtaattttgttatttctttatcatttttgatgtgtgtttggggtcattgtcttgttaaaACACCCAACTGCATCCAAGAGCCAATTTCCTGGGTGAcgatttttcagttttcctgcCAAAATATGGACATAATCCTCTTTCTGCATTGTTCCATGAACTTAATGTAAAGAACCAATTCCATTGCCACCAAGACAcccccagagcataatactgccaccaccatgcttagtGGGATTcaaggcctcaccttctctcctccaaacatatttctgttcACTGTGGccaaatagcttttttttttgtttatctgaCACAGGATTTTCCTCCAGAagtccttttctttgtccattagcAACAAATTTGAGTGGAGTTTTATgattctgcttctagaggaagaacttcctccttcatggatcctctcagctcatgttgatgtaaaacactgtagacactgacacctgtgttccagAAGCTCGTCATTCATTCAGATCTGCTTTATGCTGATTCTTGGTTGAGTCTTGACCAGCCTGACCAgctgtctctcagcagcaggtgatagtttgtgttttc from Acanthochromis polyacanthus isolate Apoly-LR-REF ecotype Palm Island chromosome 11, KAUST_Apoly_ChrSc, whole genome shotgun sequence includes the following:
- the LOC110956396 gene encoding uncharacterized protein LOC110956396 isoform X2, which gives rise to MKVISAAVLSALFCTVVSASLKEEHRKVFFGEDIHIDVPLGNFGEVVFKPAANGSSEVFLMKAGQVMNYTKTPMNIPGHLVLRGVQEEDEGVYTIRNTNKSDSVKRLILEVRDCALEHKEKYGGNYDILLNRIEGPITLEFRPSMIKINQTQVQHIAEPPLMVLYNKTTVLGEEYVGRLSVSEKRVTLHSVRMTDEGSFTVLDRDGNIKIRQCLNVKEHQTFLRASYGENLKMKLYLHYSNLNIVYRSKSDNQDRLILDQGVLVTPLDPQLEGRLTVERSELIIKKIQMSDAGIFKVTDLAGFSVADIYVDINAYKLPPLTVAILSLIGLIAFMLLVCLLSCLYKVHKRNKKNKKLTLLAQQAGKGDGDAFRQVVHEAYSRFTEESLMQSVSEKPSESTEVTIKGLEVSKPGRYQALNSDNFMEMSDSGVEFTSSGIPLDSDTEAVMTYASHKPLLTAVSPTAMAAEVPSDSLEATVVPDGDLSATRTPDSAMSASPASNPRSLAAGTPDGSLRGAASPGTASRGTAESDSAHTEGGAESGEGGQKEESAQST
- the LOC110956396 gene encoding uncharacterized protein LOC110956396 isoform X1; protein product: MKVISAAVLSALFCTVVSASLKVTEEHRKVFFGEDIHIDVPLGNFGEVVFKPAANGSSEVFLMKAGQVMNYTKTPMNIPGHLVLRGVQEEDEGVYTIRNTNKSDSVKRLILEVRDCALEHKEKYGGNYDILLNRIEGPITLEFRPSMIKINQTQVQHIAEPPLMVLYNKTTVLGEEYVGRLSVSEKRVTLHSVRMTDEGSFTVLDRDGNIKIRQCLNVKEHQTFLRASYGENLKMKLYLHYSNLNIVYRSKSDNQDRLILDQGVLVTPLDPQLEGRLTVERSELIIKKIQMSDAGIFKVTDLAGFSVADIYVDINAYKLPPLTVAILSLIGLIAFMLLVCLLSCLYKVHKRNKKNKKLTLLAQQAGKGDGDAFRQVVHEAYSRFTEESLMQSVSEKPSESTEVTIKGLEVSKPGRYQALNSDNFMEMSDSGVEFTSSGIPLDSDTEAVMTYASHKPLLTAVSPTAMAAEVPSDSLEATVVPDGDLSATRTPDSAMSASPASNPRSLAAGTPDGSLRGAASPGTASRGTAESDSAHTEGGAESGEGGQKEESAQST